Proteins encoded together in one Calditrichota bacterium window:
- a CDS encoding biopolymer transporter ExbD encodes MAAPKKRRIPISIDMTPMVDIAFLLLIFFMSTTVFKKPEEVAVQTPSSHSVRQLPETDIIVITIPRDNKVYMTLDNAALDVENGLAEIKGLSTKGVEFSPDSIAKPIERLMLKRLVEKVVLKADRDASYGTIEKVLNTLQKNDLLFVNMVTEVEES; translated from the coding sequence ATGGCTGCTCCAAAAAAGCGCCGAATTCCGATTTCGATTGACATGACGCCGATGGTGGACATCGCGTTCCTGTTGTTGATCTTCTTTATGTCGACAACGGTCTTCAAGAAGCCGGAAGAAGTGGCGGTGCAAACGCCGTCGTCGCACTCCGTTCGTCAGTTGCCCGAAACGGACATTATCGTAATCACGATTCCGAGGGACAACAAGGTCTACATGACGCTCGACAATGCTGCACTGGACGTTGAAAACGGCTTGGCTGAAATTAAGGGTTTGTCCACGAAAGGCGTGGAATTTTCGCCGGACTCGATTGCGAAGCCGATCGAAAGGCTGATGCTTAAGCGACTGGTTGAAAAGGTCGTGTTGAAAGCCGACCGCGATGCGTCGTACGGCACGATAGAAAAGGTCCTGAATACCTTGCAGAAGAACGATCTCCTGTTCGTGAACATGGTCACAGAAGTAGAAGAAAGCTAA
- a CDS encoding biopolymer transporter ExbD codes for MGAVDVGGGGSKRPEEGKAWKRPRVSIRIDMTPMVDIAFLLLIFFMVTTVFRLPTAMEMVLPPSDVKPSEAKVFKEKLLTFYVLNNDSLAIQVGDTLPKPLEWENLRDSLMSRYDKYGDSVVVVARVHPKAKFMTLVDLVDEFNLVGTTRFSIDRYTTWEDSVLRAAGFQTAGPEGLPTPDEVSAAEDEDTGI; via the coding sequence ATGGGTGCTGTAGATGTTGGTGGTGGCGGTTCCAAACGCCCGGAAGAAGGAAAAGCGTGGAAAAGGCCGCGAGTCTCGATCCGTATCGACATGACGCCAATGGTGGATATCGCGTTTCTGCTGCTGATTTTCTTCATGGTGACCACGGTCTTCCGTCTTCCGACTGCAATGGAGATGGTTCTTCCTCCGTCGGATGTGAAGCCGTCCGAAGCGAAGGTTTTCAAAGAAAAACTTCTCACATTTTACGTATTGAACAACGATTCGTTGGCGATTCAGGTCGGCGACACGTTGCCCAAGCCGCTCGAATGGGAGAATTTGCGTGACAGCTTGATGTCACGCTATGACAAGTATGGTGACAGTGTGGTTGTGGTCGCGCGCGTTCACCCCAAGGCGAAATTTATGACGCTGGTCGATTTGGTTGACGAATTCAATCTTGTCGGTACGACGAGATTCTCAATCGACCGCTATACGACTTGGGAAGACTCTGTTCTGCGCGCAGCGGGATTCCAGACGGCGGGGCCGGAAGGGCTGCCAACGCCGGACGAAGTGTCCGCCGCCGAAGATGAAGACACAGGCATTTAA